The genomic region acacttcaTCACACTGATTAAATAGCGGACACAAATAAAGCCACCAGTCGTCATCTCTGTTCACCGTTTATTGTTACACAGTCGTTTTCTGGCACCAATGAATCGTGGTTTTCCTTTTGCTACATGTACAGATGATCTATCCATCTTCACCtcacagtaaataaaaataaataaatacaaaataaaggtgTTTTTTCGACTCTGGCGGTCAAAGGAATCAGAGACAGAGGACCAGTTTTGGTTGGATTCATTTCTGTGTTCGTTCTGTTATAAAGGAAACATTAAGTGTTTTTGGCAACTTTGCACTTCAAGAATACCCAGAAGGTGGAGACCTACAGACAGCCCATGTGCTCTGTGCACTAACATGGCTGTACAAGTAGGCCTTCAGGTCAGTTTGATGAAGTGGAAGAGTAAAAGGCAATCATTGATCTGTGCTCCAATGACCAATCACTGGctgtgtctttaaaaaaaaggtggaaATATTTCGATCACACAGAAAAGAGCCCGTTCAGCTTAATGCGAAACAATCTCTATCAGATGAGCTAATACAGAAACTGTTCCTAGCAGATGGCGTTGTACATTTCAACACAGTTCGTGATTCATCCATCCGCATATTGCAGTGTGCatgtatttgtgtctctgttggaCCACCAGTAGAGGGCGCTACACAGTACCGGAGTTGTATTGTCAGTCAAAGTCACAGCATTTTCTTCAAAATGCTAAAATTGATAAAGTGCAGTAGATAATTGTTCCTACCATCTAAAAATGCCAACTTCAATAAACTACCAGAAATAACAGTTTATGAACTGGAAGTCAAGCAAATCTATCACTGGACACAAAGCTTAACTTGTTAGTGATTCATTACATCTGAATGACTTTACTATCACGTAATGAATCAAAGATTATTAGTGTTCCTTGTTTTTTCGTCTGTTCGTTTTTATCACTGTAATATGGTTTAAAATTGCAGGACAGCAGGCAGCCAATGGTATAAAAACATTACTTTAACAGACAGTGACAGTAATTTCTGTTTGTGCTTTACTGAGTCTGATTTACATCAAGATCTGGAATTAAATCAGACCACATCTCCCAATTATCTTTTCTAAAGAAACTAATAATAGTGACAATTTACTTTAGGCATAAATCCGCCTCCACATTAAAAGCAGTTTGTCTAAGTCAACAGGGAACACTAACACTTTTCAAATCAGTGCACTAGCATGATCATCGACGCATCGGTGACTACAACCGATGCCTCCGTTTATCAACATGCAGGTCTACAGTAGCTCGtacaaaaatctgaatttaacaaaagataaagaataaattaaatcatttctatGTGTATCGTAAACAAATATGCTAACATCTATTTACAAAAAGTATACATTGTAATGAGCTGCCTTTGTGATTCATGAAACTCGCGAAAGCGGACAGATCTGTTTCTAAGGGATGTTATTactagagggagagagagagagagttcagtGGTTGTCTAGTAGTGCTGAACAAGCAGGAAATGGTTTATGGCATGCTGCGAGGTTAAATATGAGAGGACATGATGATAACTGTGCACTATAGTGTTATAAAAGGAATCGATAACGAAGACCCGAACTGGGTTTCTATTTCACTGGTTTTCAGACATGCTGAAGAAAATATACAAGTTTTCTCTGTGAGCTGAAAGCAGCTGTTAGCAAGAAGACTAACTACTTGAAAGACCAGCGTGTAGGATTTACCGCTATCTAGTGGTGAGATAGAAAATTGCAACCAGAATTATACCCCACCTGTCACCCTTCCCTTTAAAAGCATGCAAGAGAATCGTAAGTGGCCCAAAACCAGAAAGGTCACATCCAAGACCGTGTCTCTGTAGCTGTGAAGGACCCACCCTATATAAATCCTAGTGTCAGGTGATcatacacaaatgaaaacatacttgtgaatattatcttaatttatACCAACATATTCCctctaaatcctacacactggtcCTTTAATACTTTAGTGATTTTTTGTTGTCTCAAGGAGCAATCATATCTTAAGATCATCAGTAGCCTGGTGATATGAGCAGTGCCATTTCCCTCACATATTGGTTACAGTGTATAAGAGCCGATATTACGATGGACAGATGTATCGTGTATCTAAAGCCATTGAGTAATGGACACATCTCAGAAATCTAAAATCATTTGCtgcttttgttttcctccttccTGACCAAATGAAACCAGATTTAGTGTGTTGAATAGTGAATTCACATTTTGTCTGTGTCAAGCACGATCACGAAAGGCAATTTCTCATTTAGGCAGCATTCATCCACCTGAAAGAAGAATTCATGACAACTGAAGCTGCTTGCTACCCTGAATAAAACCATATTCACACTAATGGGGACTTTTGAGATTGAGAATCTTATAGATGCTGAAAAgccaataaaatacacaaatataagATGGCTTCCATTAGACATGCACCAATAACCATAAGTATTTCTGCAGAGCGAATTTGTAAATTAACTGTGTAGAGGAAATAGCACCTATACAAGATTCTTAAAATGGACCAAGACAACCAGAAATTATGGAAGTCTTAGCCTTTTTGAATCCTACTCGTGCCCAACATTTGTAAATTTATTGTGAATAAATTAAAGGCCAAAACAGGAAAGCTGTTTTTGAAATGGTCTGCACTAGTGTGAATATGGCTTATGACTTGTTTCACAGTTTAATGAAATGCTGAATGAGAGATGTGGTGAGAGGACAGGACAGGCGTGTTGTGGCTGTAGTGTGTTGAGTAGCATCAAGAACTAAGATAACAAGCAGCATTAGTGGATGAGCTCTTCACTCTGGATGCATGAGGGAAGGTGGGAAAACAAAAACCTGCAACTGCAGGTAGCaaagagcagagaaaaaaaTGCGTCCCATGTTGGAAGGAGAGATGTTAAGCACAGAGGAAGACGGAGTGAAGGAAGGGCTTCATTTACGGTtgttcctccttcttcttcagtgaTATACGTTTCTTCCTGGCTGCGAGCATTTCATAGAAGGGATCCACACTGACGGCAGATCTAGACAGAGGACAAAGAAACACTGGTGAGGGAGGTGGGTCATTAAAATGAGCATTTAGGTGCTTGTATCATCCAGGCAGTGGATAGGAAAAAGaaattcattttctatttaCGTACTTGATGCTATGGATCCACTCATCCTTCTCCTCAGGTGTGGGGGCGGAGATGCGATAAACATTGTGGTTCCCCTCCACCACTCTCCCATCAGCCTCGGTCTTACAAGCCTTAATCAGCTGACCGCGGTTGTTGGGGATGTACAACTCAAAGCAGTTCTtttgggagaagaagaaggaaacttTTAACAATTATGATACTGAGACTTTGGtataaagtaaaacaggaaagtAAACGTACTGGTTTCCTTGGATCTTCCACCTCACGGATACTTAGGTTTTCCAAAGGAATTATACCTCGTGGCTCCTTATCCTgttaatgaaacacaaacaaaactcttttttttaaattcaggcCCAAGAGGACTTTAAGcaaattaaatacacacacttaaTTCAGAGGCATTATGACAAACCAGGTTAAATAACCAATCCACTGTCTTATTAAATTAATGTACTCTCAATACATCTGTATGTATTATTTAACATATTAACTCCTGTATCTAGGTGAGGTTCAAGCTACAATGATGTCTACGTGGAATATTTGTCTTGTGGATTGGTGCTTTCACAAGTCTGGCATGTGTCTATTCTGGTTTTACTGGGCATGAGCCACCAAACCGGTTTCCCCTGTGTAGACTTACACAGTTCCGGATCTAACCTTCATGTTCAGGGACTCAACTTCTTTGTAGACACATGGCTGCCTTTTACTTTGAACCCACCTCCTTTCCAAGAGCTTATTCTCTGTTATGGCTACATTTTCCGCTCAAGCAATCAAGCACAATTTTTAAACATAAATCGCTAAATAATCACATAACGCTCTATGATCATTTCGTAGAACTTCCAATAAAAATACACCCAATAATCATACAGAGCTTTTCAGCATCTTGTTTTCTGAACCTGATGCATCTAGATGTGTCACACTTACTGTGGTGTATTCAAAGTAATAAAGACAGTTGTCTGTGAGAATGAACCACCGCCGTTTCCAGGTTTTCACCCGTCcacctgaaaaacaacaacatggtcATAATGATGGGTGAGAGTGAGGGAAAATATTTTGTTAAGCGGTTAAAGTGGAAGAGATATTAGTCTACAGTTTACATTCCTACATAACTGTGTGGCTACTTTTTCTACAACTTTTTTAACTATGAAAACTCCGACCGTACATACCTCCTgagaaaacaagcagcagcagtagaGGGTGGAAATCGCAGGGAGGAAGCAGACACAAAAGGGACCAGAGGAttcagagggagacagaagaccaaaagagaaagagagtgggGAGAAAGGAGAGTAAGAGAAATGATATTAGTGACACACAGATCACAGGCCCCGCCatgcaaaagaaaacaatcagATTTTGAGCCTGCTGTGGCGCAAGAGAGTGAGTCTCTCGCTCTCCTTTGTGCTCCactgatgtttttaaatcagTGTTAGCTGACAATTCAGGTGGAGGCAAAGATCCAGCAAACCTCAGAGACAGGACGGAAGGTTCCTCATAGCATTAAGAGCTCAGAAGAGAACAGAGTACAGTGGCCCACAGATCATGTTTTCTCACTAGATTCTTTCAATATTCATCTTTAAAAATGATATACAGAGTTTTTCAGTAGAAGTACAGCTGTATTAAGGCTGGCATGTTGCAGCAGTACTCCTCAACAAGGCTGAAAGGCCTCACTGGTATCCTCTCACCGAGTTTAAGGAGCCAGCCCTCTCTGTCCGGGTTGAAGAACGTGTGAGTCAGGTCGTTGCCGTCGTCCTCTGGGATCTTGAAGGGCTCATTTTTTATGCTTTCGTAGAGATTCTACAGGGACAGACATGATAATAAACTTAACTTAAAAATGTACTTCATTTTAATTGTCATTGTAATGTTAACTGTCACTTGACCATCAGCAAAGGAAGACAACAAAGAGATCATCATACTCTGAGCAGATCCTCCGGCAGGTCTCCTCCCTCGTTGATGCCTCGGTTCATGGAGATGAAGCGGTCCAGTCCGGGCTTGTCCCTCACGTTGGGGTTATGGAGGCTCGTGTTCAGCATGATGATGGCAAATGACAGCACATAACATGTGTCTGCAAACAGGAGAGACATGCAGGAGAATGCAGCAGTTATGTGTTTTGTTCTGTGCACTGACTAAAGcaaataatcataaaaaaagTTACATCGGTTAAAAAACCCGTTTTGTTTCATTATAATTTGAAATATAGCTATATAGTACTACGATAATTCTATCTGAAAGCACAGTATAGACTTCACaggttaaaatgtgtttttcatatgATAAATCTACTGTGATACTTCTGTTTCAAATGAGGGAATGCTGAGTGAAGATCATCTCCAACTATTCAAAAGATTTCCTGTGAAGTTATTGGCTTCTATCGTGTTTGTGGGCGACAGTCATCAACAGGAGAGATAACACACAGGGTAATGCTCCTAAGAGTCAGCATAGGCAGTATCTGTGTCATAGCCTCCATCTGAGATGCCATGGCCTGTAAATAATTAAGCTCTCATGGCATGCATGGTGGCTAGAAGCGAGTTGAACTGTTTAAAAGCTGTACCAATACTGAAATTCTTTTGTAcgcagaaatatatatttgctggtatattaacatttaaaatctcatatatatatatataaatataaacgttagggataaacacattGCATTATAGTGAGTAACacttaataaaaacaatggGAAAACTCCACAGGGAATCATTAAGGAAATAATGACACATAACACTTTTACTGAAAAGTGATGCTTACAGGAGTTCCATTCAGATCATTTTTGGCAAGAGGGTAAATGTCTGTGTGAAATCCCTTCCTCTCAACtcattaaatgttgtgttgaaacGAATCAAAGAACTGACAATGAAATGTCAactcaaatgtaaaaaacaaattgattgGCCCCTTCCTGTGATCCATCCAATACAGATAAGAAGCTTTATTTACCTTAAAGCCTACCTTACATAAAGCAGTATGATcgtgagtgtttgtttttacCTGTACTCTGGAAGACACCGGGGTTGCAGTGGCAATATCTCTGAGCAAAAGCCTCCATCATTCTGTCAATCTTTTGAGCTTCACCGGGCAAACGGAAACTCCACAGGAACTGTCTGCAGAAAACAGGTCGAGGTTTAGGTCAATTCTACAGAACAAATTCTGCTCAAGGTGGATTTCAACAGTCACAATGGCTCTGTTGTATCAATTTTCCCTTCTTTAGTTGAACTGGCAATGAGAGTGGGACTTTCCATTGTTGAGGGTTGTTTATCTGAGAATGTCAGGATACTAGCAAGGAGGTTTTGTCCTTGgctcaaaacaaaagaaaaatgccAGGGTGAACAGAGTTTACCTGAGAGCCTGGACGAGGTTGAGATCAGTGAACTCATGGAGGTCCACAAAAGCCTGAAGAACTTTGAGGTTGAATTCGTCCCTGCAGTGAAGAAACAGAGAGCACAGTTACAAAGGCTGACTCAGAATGAGAAAAAGGACCAAGTGTATTAGTAGGCATAGCACCTTTCTCCCAGGTAATCTCCTATAGCCGTCTTGTTGAGTCCTTCTCCTTTGTACAAGAACTGAGAGACGTCCTCTGAAGTGTGTCTGAGCATCTCGTTCTCCACCAGAAACACAATGCCctgcagagagcagagacagtcaGTCCCCACACAGGCAACACAGACAAATTCTACCTGTAATTATACTGAGGACTTTTACCTTTTTTGGGTCCATGTTGAATTTCTTCCTTCCCATTGCCACATGCCTGCTTTTCTGTAGAGTTTTACTGCAAAGCGGAGAGACGTGGTTTAGGCTTTGATCAAATCACTCAGTGGTCATTGgtcaaacacaaattactaaagaCCACACGAGAAGAACATTTTATGTATTAACACTAGTTTCTAATATCCTTCATTACATCACGCACATTTGCAAACACTGATGCTGTGTCTCAAATCTAATTATTTAGTACACTCATATGTAGTTAATGTGTACACAGTATATTCACTGGCGTACTGTTTGAGTAATAACAATGTTGCCCCAAATTATACTCACTCACTGGAAAGCATATTCATAACAAACAACCACGATTTCTACTCAACAAAATATCGGACTACTGCTTTGATGATGTTACTTAAAGATTAAAGTTTAGCTCTCTTGTGTCTGCCCCCTGTCATGGGACAAGGTTATTGATGCTCCTTTGACACcaacatttttctttctccatcctctcctctctctactTTGATGGCCCCACCCTCTATGTAACAATTCAGGTGTGTAACTGAATGTTACCGTACTTATGAGTATGAATGTACTTTTGAGCCCAAAATAGCAAGTGCGGATATTGAAGTACAGCACAAAATCTTTTTTGGGGTACAGTTGCAGTATGACTATGAATGTTCGTCTTACCTGCCCTCTGTGCTTGTCTCCAGTCCCTCCACCTCCATAATGGCTTCTCTTAATTCCTCCCTGAGCCTCTGGATCTCTTGGAGGAGGACGCCTTTTCTCCTGCGGATGTCCTCGAGCTCAGAGCGCTCCTCTGGGCTCAGGTCTACTGGGACTGgaagggaagagaagaagaatgactccactgctgctgctgctgcacatatAACAAATGGTAACTGTGCCCAAATAACCTGAGGCAGAATGTCTATATTAGAAACATAAAAGCCTTACAAATACAACTATTTTGAGAACTGCATTGTTTTTCAAATTGGCTATGACCCATTCCTTCCATCTTACAATGGAAAGGAGTTGAGGAAGTGAGATAGTTGCTGTGGTAATTGAAGTTTCTGaaggtaaataaaacatatgcaaTGAAAAGACAATGGGTAGGGATGTTTGTGTTTAGCTCTCTTGTGTAAAGATAAATACCTACgatgttttaaacaaagttattcaacattttttttaatttaatttctccCTTTCTCAtccctcccttctcttctcACCAACGTCTCCTTGTTACCCCACATTTGTGagcaacaaacacagaaaacaagcGAGTTCAACATAAAGTACGAGAGGAATAGAGCTGCCTGCACACACTGAGCTGTGATGCGCTCCAGAGACTCACTCAATGGAAACAAACAGTCAGAGAACACAGTGGCTGTAAAACTGAAGAGACACTGAGATTTATAATATAGTAAAGAAACAAATGAGTTTTCAATGCGACTACTTTCCAATGTTGTCATTACAATAAGTGTTCAGAGTAAGGTACTGTGATATTTAGAATGCTTTGTAACATCTTGGCAAAAGTAATTCTATCAAAAAAAGCATTAAAGGATGTTACAATAGTCTTTTGCCATAGGCCTTGGTGATAAATCCCATTTACAAGGTATTTCCACAGCATTCCCAGCTACTGCgagtcatgtttgttttgacGTGGTTCAGAAGGAAGCCTGACAGCTGAGTTACAGTTTCCTGAACTTATTTGACCCCATGTGTTAGATCAACATTTCCAATTACTTTTctcaaaaaaactattttgggCAAACATCTTCTAAAAAAAACGGAGTCATGTTTATTCAACCTAGTTTATCAGGTACATCTAGTTTAGATGATAATGAATTGGGTGGAGAAATTCTCAATATCATATCATAAAACTTAGCAGCAGCACTTAACCCACACACCCGTAATAACCATACAGTTAAATTAACATCTCAATCAAACAATTTAATCTAAAAGTAAACATCATGACTTTAATGAAGGCAGAATTTATTGCATCGGTTTTGCATTGGATTACCATGCATGTCGCAAACTGGCAGCGGAGTGTATCTTCTGAAAGCTCCAATAGGGATAAGCCCATAATATTGTCAGctgtcagtttattaggtacatgAATACATGCAGTCTAATACAAAAGCCCTGCAATAACATCTACAGATTTTTAgtgtttttgttattcttttGGAGAGGTCTACAGTATTAAAAATGTTCAGTCATCCTGGAGGTTGTAGTTTGGGGTTCCCTTTTAACTGTATTGCATTACACATGGAGCTGATATATATAGTCTGGAGAAATAATAGAAACATTTGTCAGTGTAAAGCAGCAACATTCAACAGCATCACAGACTGCAGCCTCCAAAGTGACACCTCAAGTGCAATGTGTTGCAGCACACAGATCGttcactgcagcagcttcacgTAGGTATCCTTCAACTGTCTGTATGTAAAGCCACGTTTTCTGTCTCGATGCATGTGGAGCAGAGATGTCGTGATGCTGTCCACAGCAGCCGGAGCGAGAGTCACAGCTTGTGATCTGGGCTCCTAAAGCCTCAAGACCTCCAGTGTGTTTACTCTGCTAAACCAACAGCTGCTCCACAACACCACCAACCACGCCCACAGTCTGGATCACCTGCACGGTTTGACTCATCCTGCAGGAGCAACGCCACCGACCACAGAACGAGCCAGTGAAATAAACACCCCACCGACTCAACAAGGTCCTGCTCATTAACCTGGGAGGCAGATCCGGGTGTTGAATGTCTACCGACGTTAGCTTCGAGCTCGTAGCCAAACAATCAATAGTTGGGTTTCTCCAGGCTGAGCTGCTACATCTTAGTGGTGCGTTTCAACACTTAAATACTTGACATACACACTCCCTCCCCTGAatcaacatatacacacacactgtgtgctcAGTGTCACGTTTAACTGAGCTACTAGCGAATACACGACTAGCCGCGGTTAGCTAGCGGTAACCTGTGCAAACAGCTAGTCGGTTAGCTCACTTACTGTAGTCCAGGTCATCCATTTTGGGCGCTTTACTTTTCGGCATAAATATTTCAGAGTCGACTGTCATTCAATATTGGAAAATTAGGGatatatgtgtaaatatatCCTCAAAAACTAAGTGGAAAAAAACGGCCAGAGCCTTCGTATCGAGACGCTGCACCGGAGACAAAGAAGGTGGCGACACCGGAAATTGTGTCTGTCAGTCATGTGTGATACTTCCGGTCAGTGGTTTTTCAAAATACAATCAATTctattaaatgataaaatgaaGATATTAGGTAGATCATGCTAGTTATTCACCTGAATAATCATATGTTACCGCTCTTATTTGTAATATTCCCCGTGTACTATGATGTTCATAAACTTTGTTCACTTTACATGGAGGTATGGGGGAACAAACTTTTGTATACATACAATTTATAaagaataaattatattttgctACTATAACTATAACAATAATAGATACACTGGATTGTTTGACAGTAATTGCACATCTTTCTAAGCAGGCACTAGGGGGATTTTTCTATTAtctatttcaaaataagagactATTATCTACAGTTGATAGAATCTATTTTAAGTCAGGACAGTAAGAGAAAAGACATGAAATACACTAACCCAATGCATCAAAAAGAATGGATATACAGGTAAACCTGTAGAATGCAAAACATTCCATCAACGCAGTTGGTCTCTTTTGACGTGATGATCTCACAACAAAGCCTGAGCTTTTCAAGAGGATATTTAATTGtcttaaaaacagaaaacaaactgtattAAAGGGTCTTggggtttgtttatttgttatgaGTTTCCTGCCATATTTCCTTAAACCAAGGATTTTGATTCTTTCTGAGGCCACAAGACCGAcaaatgttttcagtttaacaATAAACCTATATTTACAAGTAATTTACAAGAGTTATGCAGTAAAACTACCCCAGTGAAGAATGGCCTGGACAAAGAAAAGAGTGCaagaattatattttatttcagctattgatttcctttctttattATAGCGTGATTGAGACAGTCTTAATCTGTGGGTTGTACTTTAAACAATGCCATTAGATACCAAGAAGAATGTTGTAACTTCCTTATCCTCATATCACCTGTTCCCTACTGTTCTGTAAACGAAGATAAACTTATTGTTACATTTATTCCATACCATGTATAGCAACCAACTGTACATTgtatctatttattttcattaatttagTAATAGTTACAATTGCATTACAGGGAGGCCACTACAGACATCTTAGTTGTATCATCAACTGAGGAGTAATATCAAATTGGTCTATGACACCATGGTCTGAGCTATGGCCACAGACCACAGTGTTTAGGGAAGTAAACTGTGATAACTAGTCTCAAACATCATGAGTACATGTTTGGCAAAACTCCATTCAATGTGTCTATAGCTCCCTTTACAAGGTATAGATACAAGCCTAGACTCAGTACTGTAATCGTATTGTGTAGCAGTAAGCACAGTGTCCTTGAAGTATAGACTAGCTCCAATGTGCATtcaaagggaaaaaagaaagaagaactaACAGCCTGGTGAGCAAGAGTTTTACTCCACATTTTCTGCAGTCAGGTTTGAACAGTTCATGATCAACAGCCAGAATTTACAGGCTTAATATACAAAGGCATTGATTTTTCCAGGCATGACCATGACATACAGTATGTTGACGATGACCCAAGCATTCAACACATGATGTTACTGATTGACACACTGCACATGCTAAAGATTTATCATTTGTCCAGACCTAGTGCATCAGCAGGTTTAAATAACAACAATCCTTCACCGGGCTCCAGGATCTGCTGTTTTGATTCACTTTATAATTTGGAAGCACTGGTGCTCTCAAGATCTTTTGAATTTAAAACTCAATCTTTCACTTACATCATCAGATTGGCTCCGCTCCTGGCTAATTCCTCTCTGTGCAAATTGTTTTTCCTCCATTTGATTTAGTTTCTAAATCAAAAGTCTAATCCAACGACACAGAGCTGTTTGACtttattgtttccttttttgtctCTGAAGCAGGATTTTTAATCTCTAAATGATTTTGTCGTCAAAGTCAGTTCTACTCTTCAAAAGCTACACTTGTTCCAACCGACACATTTGATCAATTTCATGCTAAAGATGTATCTATCTAGTTCTTATTGTTTCTGTACCAGGCTACTAGTGCATCCATTTTTATAGAACAAAACATTGTATCTGACTCTGCATGACTAAGTCTTACTGTGCATTCTAGTGTTGTGACTCTCTGTGCTGCTCCAACTCCAGTTATTGTGCAAAATAACGGCATTACATGCTACTTCACAGAGGCATGTACTTACACTTCCAAAGACAACAACTCAGAAAATAGTGATACATTGTAGACATAAAACAGTGAGAAGAGCTAATGGTTGTAATTCTCATGAGATTTCTTAAAAATCTAAAGTCTAAAACCAACGACAAAGAAGCTTTGTTAAGACATTTTTATGTTCAATATGCTGCAGTCTGGTATCATTGACATCATCATTGTGCATCCACTGGCTAAGAAAAACAAGCGAATGCAAGAATGTCAGCAATCGTTACCGATCAACGGTTCCATTGCTCCTTCTCATGTAATGAACCATCTTGATCTCGTTGCTTCACATCATCTCAGCCGCATGAACAAAATGGTCATTAAAGTGAATTTTATCCACATATTCTTCATTGATGCTTACAACTGAGCATCCCgctcaaacataatgttaggtAGATGGGTCTACCAGTTTGTCTGAGAATATAAACATTGCTTTTATGTAGAGGACGGACACTCCGATGGGTGGATGGAGATCAAGAACATTTAGGACTCTTGTCAAAGTAAAAAAGGGCAGAGGTACAACTGTACTGTCCAGTGTCAGATAAGGCATTCCTTTTAGGTCACGTTTTTATAATCAATACTTGGACATTGGGGGTTGAAGATGGAGAGTTGGGAAGAATTTTTATTGGGGTCAAAGCAAGcatgtattttatgtatttgtatatattttcatgtttgagAACTCTCTCTTAATTGAATCTGACTCCTCTCCATCTCTAAGTAAGGCAAATCATCAGGTAGTGCTTTTCAGCATGCATACGCCTATGTATACATCCAACACATGCACTATCTCCACAAAAATCCCATTAACATTCGATTGTTCTTCCCTCTTATTATCCAGGACTGTGCAGTTTTCATGCTTCTCAGCGTACGCTGAGCATAATCCAACAGCT from Pleuronectes platessa chromosome 10, fPlePla1.1, whole genome shotgun sequence harbors:
- the cyth2 gene encoding cytohesin-2 isoform X1, producing MTVDSEIFMPKSKAPKMDDLDYIPVDLSPEERSELEDIRRRKGVLLQEIQRLREELREAIMEVEGLETSTEGSKTLQKSRHVAMGRKKFNMDPKKGIVFLVENEMLRHTSEDVSQFLYKGEGLNKTAIGDYLGERDEFNLKVLQAFVDLHEFTDLNLVQALRQFLWSFRLPGEAQKIDRMMEAFAQRYCHCNPGVFQSTDTCYVLSFAIIMLNTSLHNPNVRDKPGLDRFISMNRGINEGGDLPEDLLRNLYESIKNEPFKIPEDDGNDLTHTFFNPDREGWLLKLGGRVKTWKRRWFILTDNCLYYFEYTTDKEPRGIIPLENLSIREVEDPRKPNCFELYIPNNRGQLIKACKTEADGRVVEGNHNVYRISAPTPEEKDEWIHSIKSAVSVDPFYEMLAARKKRISLKKKEEQP
- the cyth2 gene encoding cytohesin-2 isoform X2, whose translation is MWQWEGRNSTWTQKKGIVFLVENEMLRHTSEDVSQFLYKGEGLNKTAIGDYLGERDEFNLKVLQAFVDLHEFTDLNLVQALRQFLWSFRLPGEAQKIDRMMEAFAQRYCHCNPGVFQSTDTCYVLSFAIIMLNTSLHNPNVRDKPGLDRFISMNRGINEGGDLPEDLLRNLYESIKNEPFKIPEDDGNDLTHTFFNPDREGWLLKLGGGRVKTWKRRWFILTDNCLYYFEYTTDKEPRGIIPLENLSIREVEDPRKPNCFELYIPNNRGQLIKACKTEADGRVVEGNHNVYRISAPTPEEKDEWIHSIKSAVSVDPFYEMLAARKKRISLKKKEEQP